The stretch of DNA TCTCGATCCCTCTGCCGCTTTGATTCATACCGCCGATAAGCATTGGCATGCGGCCGCCCTTCAATACATACACGGCTGCCGCAGCCCCTACAAGACCGCCAAATAGAAATGTACCCATGCGCATTCGGTCATCCCTCCAATTCAGACTGGGCTCACACCCCTAGCATGGGCGCTTTGCCAGCAAGTCATTCTTTATAATTTCAGGAAACCAAGGTACAATGTAAACATGTTGCACGCATTTTTGAACATAAGGGAGAGAGAGGAAATGAATCGCATAGGGAGGGCTTGCGCCTTACTGCTTCTGGCAAGCGCATTAACAGCTTGCGCAGCGTCGCCAACGAATGCCCCGGATCAATCGGCCTCGGGGGGAAGCGTCTCCTCACCGGGAGAAGCCATCCCGAACGACGCGGATGGAGAATCTGCCGGCAGTGACATATCGAGTGAGGATGAGCCGGGACAGCAGGAACAGAACGCTGCCGAACGGCCGGCCGCAGAAGATGCCGTCTTGCCGGATGAGGCGCCGGCCGCCGACTACTACATGAACAGCGTGTACCGGATCGTGCCGAAGGAGGATGGCGTGGAGAACAAGGTCGTCCTGCTCACCTTCGACGATGGCCCGAAGGAGCAAGCGATGATTACGTCTATGATCGACACGCTGGCCAAGCATGACGCCAAAGCGATCTTCTTCGTCAACGGCTTCCGCGTGGAAAAGCAGCCTGAGCTCCTCGTCCAGCTGCATGAGGCCGGACATGCCATCGGCAACCATTCCTGGGATCACATTGAGCTCGGCAAAGCTACAGATGAGGAGATTAACCGGCAGCTCGAGGATGTGCAGTCTATCGTCCAGGAAACGATCGGCAGCGCGCCGAAGTTTTTCCGTCCTCCCTTCGCCTCCTCGAATGACTACGTAAGGCAGAAGGCCAAGGAGGAAGGCATGCTGTTCATGACCTGGTCCAACGGCTCGCTGGATTGGGACCGCAACCATCAGACGCCGGAAGCCGTCGTCAACAATGTGCTGGAGCAGCTTCATCCAGGCGCCAACATCTTGATGCACGAGCTCGAATGGACCGCCGAAGCGCTGGACACTCTGCTCACGCGGCTGACTGAAGAAGGCTACACCTTCCTGGACCCGCGCGCCATCGATATCGATTATGTGCCCGGGACTTAGTCCCTCGTGAGCTGCCAGCTGCCCGTTAAGTCGGAAACATTTGAAAGCCCCAATACAGCAAACCGGCGGTTAAGCCGATGAACAAGAGAAGGAGCACGCGGTAGAACAGCGTGTTCCATTTCTTTTTTTCCGAAGGGTGCGCCACGCCTCTCGGAGGCAGCGTCCGGTCTTCCTCGCCTTCGCCCGGACGAGTCTCTTCATCGTCCGGCTTCGCCGCGCGCTTGCGGGAACGGGGCGGCAGCGGCTCGCTTCCGTCCCAATCGCGAATCGGCTTTCGCCTCATGCTTCTTCCCTCCTGTATCGAATGATACACCCCATAATGAAATCAATGAGAAAATGGGCAAAGATCACTGTCCATAGCGTGCCCGTTTGATCATAAATCCAGCCAAGTCCATAGCTGATGCTGAATACCATACCGGTCATCAACCAGTGCTGCAAATACCGCACATGAATGGCAGCGAACAAAATGCTCGTCCAATACGGGCCTATTGCATGCTGAATCGCTCCCCTGAACAACAATTCCTCGCATATGGCCACCACAGCCGACAACACCGCAATATGCCACAAGGGACGATTGCGGAAGATGCGGTCGTTCACCCCTCCGTCGTCCATGACGTCATCCGGGACAAATCGGGTCACGGCCAAATCGGCAATAAGCACAAGGGCGGCAAAGGCTGCCCCCCAAATGAGAGGCGACCAGCTGTGTATCGGCGCAAATAACGAAAATGGGTTTCTGCTCTGAAAAATAATCAGGATCATGCCGATAATGAAAGTAGCGGCTTGGGTAACATACAGGTTGATCAGCAGCAGGCGGTCGTCTATGTCGTGAATGCTGACCTTGCGAATCTTTATGTTTTTCCAGTTGAATTTTTTCATAGTCCCTGCCCGTTCCGTTAGAATATATTTCTTTTTTCGACAAATTCCCTTATACTTGTTATGAATAATTTGCAAGCTATCTTCTTACCCAGACCATTGTCAATCATAGGAGAGAAACGATGAACAAAAAACTTGGCCGAGTCGATTACTTTTTGACTTTAGGTTTTATCTTTGTGCTGATTTGTATCATTGCCGCTTTTTTCTTCGGTTACCAAATGGGCATGGACCGCACGGAAGCCAAGTATGCCTCCAATGCGGAAGGGCCTGCGGACGAGCCGCTCTATACGGCCTATGATCAGCAGTACCTGGTTTCCTTCTATCATACTGTGCTGTCGCCGTACAAGGAATTTCAGAACAAGTGGTTTGAGCACACCCGCTCCTTGACAACCGGCACTTCCACGGCCGACCCGAAGGCTGTAGCCCGCGAGCTGGCCAAGCTGGCCGAAAACCAGCACGCCAAGCTGACGCAGGTATCGATGCCGAATTCGTCGCCGCTTCTGCAGAATGCCCAGACAAGCTATCTGCGCAGCCTGAAGCTGTTTGCCGAAGGGCTGAAGGAGCTGGATCTGAAGTCCGGCAACGCGAACGAGCTGCTTGAGCTGATGAATCAGGATGCCTACCTCGTGGAAGCCAAAGCTCATGCCCTGCAAGGCCAACGGGATTACTTCGCCTCTATGGTTAAGTGGAACGAAGGATTCGATCTAAGTGTGCATGCAGACGAATTGTTTGCCCATGCCGACCCGTCGATTGAGCAATGGCAAGCGATGAATCTGATTGCTAAGAACTACACGGCAGCCAAGCAGCTGTATGAGAGCCGCTTATTTGAACCGTTCTATCCGCAGGACGCTGCCGCGCGCATCGACCGACTGCTCGAGACAGGCCAGGCAAGCAAGCTGGAGGTAACCAACATTCGCGATTTTCTGCAGCTGCTGGCCGACACGGAAGCGATCCGCGAAGATGATTTCATGACGAACAAGGATTCCCTCTATGCCAATGAGGTGATGCCTCAGCTTCCGTTTTTCTCAGCAATCAAATAACGCATGGCGATACATAGAAGGGGCGAATAGGTTCGCTCCTTCTTTTTTTCCTAATCGCCCTTTCCCCTCATTTACACGGAAAATAAGCATCTGAAAGGTTGCTATTTTTCGTCGTGCTTCCATTCTTCCTCTAACTAGTCTATCGCAGAATTCGCTACTGTTCGACTGACCGACGGTCCACAACTTTCACTCGATCCTGTTAAGCTCATTGCCTGCAAAAAAAGCATATCAAACCTACTATGAAATTGGCAATTGAGCATTGCAAAGAACCCCTGCATCCTTTACAATGAAAAAGCAATCTCGCATAATTGTGAATCCTGTCACGTACGGGGCGAAGGCTATTGACGGTTATCCCCCACCGTGATACAGTTAAAAAAATCAAGCATTCGACAACACGATAACTGCAAAATGCTGTGAAGGAACCAAGCAAGCTGTGCCCCCTGCAGAGAGCCGGTGTTCGCTGCGAACCGGTGGAGGAACCCTTGCGGAGCATTCCTGAGCAGCTGCGCTGAACTTGGATGGACAAGCAGTAGGCGCAGCCGGTACAATCCGTTACCTTGACCCG from Xylanibacillus composti encodes:
- a CDS encoding polysaccharide deacetylase family protein encodes the protein MNRIGRACALLLLASALTACAASPTNAPDQSASGGSVSSPGEAIPNDADGESAGSDISSEDEPGQQEQNAAERPAAEDAVLPDEAPAADYYMNSVYRIVPKEDGVENKVVLLTFDDGPKEQAMITSMIDTLAKHDAKAIFFVNGFRVEKQPELLVQLHEAGHAIGNHSWDHIELGKATDEEINRQLEDVQSIVQETIGSAPKFFRPPFASSNDYVRQKAKEEGMLFMTWSNGSLDWDRNHQTPEAVVNNVLEQLHPGANILMHELEWTAEALDTLLTRLTEEGYTFLDPRAIDIDYVPGT
- a CDS encoding CPBP family intramembrane glutamic endopeptidase, which codes for MKKFNWKNIKIRKVSIHDIDDRLLLINLYVTQAATFIIGMILIIFQSRNPFSLFAPIHSWSPLIWGAAFAALVLIADLAVTRFVPDDVMDDGGVNDRIFRNRPLWHIAVLSAVVAICEELLFRGAIQHAIGPYWTSILFAAIHVRYLQHWLMTGMVFSISYGLGWIYDQTGTLWTVIFAHFLIDFIMGCIIRYRREEA